The following coding sequences lie in one Arabidopsis thaliana chromosome 3, partial sequence genomic window:
- the ABCA7 gene encoding ABC2 homolog 6 (ABC2 homolog 6 (ATH6); FUNCTIONS IN: ATPase activity, coupled to transmembrane movement of substances, transporter activity; INVOLVED IN: response to cyclopentenone; LOCATED IN: plasma membrane; EXPRESSED IN: 12 plant structures; EXPRESSED DURING: 8 growth stages; CONTAINS InterPro DOMAIN/s: ATPase, AAA+ type, core (InterPro:IPR003593), ABC transporter-like (InterPro:IPR003439), ABC transporter, conserved site (InterPro:IPR017871); BEST Arabidopsis thaliana protein match is: ABC2 homolog 2 (TAIR:AT3G47740.1); Has 392088 Blast hits to 359274 proteins in 4025 species: Archae - 7301; Bacteria - 309060; Metazoa - 8340; Fungi - 5303; Plants - 5008; Viruses - 16; Other Eukaryotes - 57060 (source: NCBI BLink).), giving the protein MADPGPASFSTRANALLRKNLTYQKRNLWSNIRLIMIPFYLCILLVIIQILFDTQVNNSADNRCGCECIERNRAGKCQRELCGLEHSKPDQAFFCSIPRPPLWPPLLQIPRPESRDVRGLRDDSCRRTGSCPVTILFTGNNRSLGTTVSENLFTSSVSANASEILRTLANNVLGTTVEADFTNYLDPGIASNLSIYNIQPRCILNATFPFSFEQPPLKFEKELRCVQGSNLWTNTSKEVNDKIFKGYKKGNPEGKINEIAAAYDLLNTDRNNFNVHIWYNSTYKDDAGNRLIKLIRVPRSVNLVSNAYLQFLQGPGTRMLFEYVKEMPKPETSLRLDIASLIGPLFFTWVILLLFPVILSSLVYEKQQHLRIIMKMHGLGDGPYWMISYAYFLTISVLYVICLMIFGSAIGLKFFRLNSYSIQFVFYFLYLNLQIALAFLVSSVFSKVKTSTVASYIYVFGSGLLGLFLLNFLIEDSSFPRGWIIVMELYPGFSLYRGLYELAQFAFRGNLRGEDGMKWKDFGDSAMDDVFYIIVVEWFLALIAAYYIDKISSSGRNPLFFLQNPFKKSPSLRRPSLQRQGSKVSVDMEKPDVTHESKKVERLMLESSTSHAIVCDNLKKVYPGRDGNPPKLAVRGLSLAVPSGECFGMLGPNGAGKTSFINMMTGLLKPTSGTALVQGLDICNDMDRVYTSMGVCPQHDLLWETLTGREHLLFYGRLKNLKGADLNQAVEESLKSVNLFHGGVADKPAGKYSGGMKRRLSVAISLIGNPKVVYMDEPSTGLDPASRKNLWTVIKRAKQNTAIILTTHSMEEAEFLCDRLGIFVDGGLQCIGNPKELKGRYGGSYVFTMTTSSEHEQNVEKLIKDVSPNAKKIYHIAGTQKFELPKEEVRISEVFQAVEKAKSNFTVFAWGLADTTLEDVFIKVVRNGQAFNVFS; this is encoded by the exons ATGGCGGATCCTGGTCCTGCCAGTTTCTCAACGAGAGCCAATGCCTTGCTTAGGAAAAACTTAACCTATCAG AAACGGAATCTATGGAGCAATATACGGCTAATCATGATCCCATTCTACCTCTGTATACTTCTAGTGATTATACAAATCCTGTTCGATACACAAGTTAACAACTCTGCTGATAATCGTTGTGGTTGTGAATGCATCGAAAGAAATAGAGCTGGAAAATGCCAAAGAGAGCTTTGCGGTTTAGAACATTCTAAACCGGATCAAGCCTTCTTTTGTTCTATCCCTCGTCCTCCACTATGGCCTCCTTTGTTACAAATCCCGCGTCCTGAGAGTCGCGATGTTAGAGGTCTTCGTGATGATTCTTGCAGAAGAACAGGATCTTGTCCTGTTACTATACTCTTTACTGGAAATAACCGTTCCCTTGGAACAA CTGTATCTGAGAATCTGTTCACTAGTTCTGTGTCGGCGAACGCCTCTGAGATTTTGCGTACTTTAGCCAACAATGTTTTG GGTACAACAGTTGAGGCAGATTTCACCAATTATCTTGATCCAGGGATTGCCTCAAATCTTTCCATCTACAATATCCAACCTCGGTGCATTCTAAATGCTACGTTTCCGTTCTCATTCGAACAACCACCTCTCAAGTTTGAGAAAG AGTTGAGATGTGTTCAAGGATCAAATCTTTGGACAAATACCTCCAAAGAGGTCAATGATAAGATTTTCAAGGGTTATAAGAAAGGAAACCCCGAGGGAAAGATAAATGAGATCGCTGCAG CATATGATCTCTTGAACACTGATAGGAACAATTTTAATGTGCACATCTGGTATAATTCAACGTACAAGGACGATGCAGGAAATAGACTTATAAAGTTGATCCGTGTTCCCCGCTCAGTCAATTTg GTGTCAAATGCTTACCTTCAATTTCTACAAGGACCGGGGACAAGGATGTTGTTTGAATATGTCAAAGAAATGCCTAAACCAGAAACAAGTCTTCGTCTGGACATTGCGTCTCTAATTGGCCCCCTTTTCTTCACCTGGgttattcttcttctgttcCCT GTGATCTTGTCGTCATTAGTGTATGAGAAACAGCAACATCTAAGAATTATAATGAAAATGCATGGCCTAGGAGATGGTCCTTATTGGATGATTTCCTACGCCTATTTCCTTACCATATCCGTGTTATACGTTATATGCCTGATGATATTCGGGTCAGCAATAG GACTGAAGTTCTTTCGGCTTAATTCCTACAGCATCCAGTTCGTATTCtattttctctatttaaaTCTGCAAATCGCCCTTGCCTTTCTAGTTTCTTCAGTATTTTCAAAAGTCAAGACATCAACAG TTGCTTCTTACATATACGTGTTTGGATCTGGACTTTTGGGTTTGTTTCTACTCAACTTTCTGATTGAAGATTCATCATTCCCTA GAGGCTGGATTATTGTCATGGAGTTATATCCTGGCTTCTCCTTATACCGTGGCCTGTATGAGTTGGCGCAATTTGCTTTCCGGGGAAACTTGAGAGGGGAAGATGGGATGAAGTGGAAAGATTTTGGTGATAGTGCAATGGATGATGTTTTTTACATCATTGTCGTTGAATGGTTTCTTGCACTCATTGCAGCATACTATATCGATAAGATATCTTCATCCGGAAGAAACCCGTTGTTCTTCTTGCAAAACCCTTTCAAGAAATCTCCTTCTTTGAGAAGACCTAGTTTGCAGAGGCAAGGCTCCAAAGTCTCAGTTGATATGGAAAAACCAGATGTTACTCACGAG AGTAAAAAAGTCGAGCGGTTGATGCTTGAGTCGAGCACAAGCCATGCGATTGTATGTGACAACCTGAAGAAGGTGTATCCTGGTAGAGATGGGAACCCGCCTAAATTGGCAGTTCGTGGGTTATCTCTTGCAGTGCCTTCAGGAGAATGCTTCGGCATGTTAGGTCCCAATGGTGCTGGAAAGACTTCCTTCATCAATATG ATGACTGGGCTCCTGAAACCGACATCTGGGACAGCACTTGTTCAAGGTTTGGATATATGCAATGATATGGACAGAGTGTACACCAGCATGGGCGTATGCCCGCAGCATGA TTTGCTATGGGAAACACTGACAGGAAGGGAACATCTGCTGTTTTATGGGAGACTTAAGAATCTCAAAGGCGCTGATCTCAACCAA GCTGTGGAAGAGTCTCTTAAGAGTGTCAACCTTTTCCATGGAGGAGTTGCGGACAAGCCTGCTGGGAAATATAGCGGAGGTATGAAAAGACGGCTGAGCGTAGCCATTTCACTTATCGGGAATCCTAAG GTGGTTTATATGGATGAGCCAAGTACAGGACTTGATCCAGCTTCGAGAAAGAACCTATGGACTGTCATCAAGcgtgcaaaacaaaacaccgCGATAATCCTCACAACCCACTCAATGGAAGAAGCAGAATTTCTATGTGACCGATTGGGTATTTTTGTGGACGGAGGCTTGCAATGCATTGGCAACCCAAAAGAGCTGAAGGGAAGGTACGGTGGATCTTATGTGTTTACGATGACAACATCTTCAGAACACGAGCAAAACGTGGAGAAGCTAATTAAAGATGTCTCCCCAAACGCCAAGAAGATATATCACATCGCAGGGACTCAGAAGTTTGAGCTTCCAAAAGAAGAGGTTCGGATCTCAGAGGTGTTCCAGGCTGTGGAGAAGGCGAAGAGCAACTTTACCGTTTTCGCTTGGGGACTCGCCGACACAACTCTTGAAGATGTCTTCATCAAGGTTGTGAGAAACGGTCAGGCCTTTAATGTcttctcttga